One Candidatus Limnocylindrales bacterium DNA window includes the following coding sequences:
- a CDS encoding CaiB/BaiF CoA-transferase family protein, giving the protein MGPLSGIRVIEMAGLAPAPYAGMLLADFGADVVRVDRSPTIGSRPDATRDYLARGKRSIGINMKHPRGVETLLALLDASDVVIDPFRPGVMEKLGAGPDVALARNPGLVFARLTGWGQDGPYASMAGHDIDYIAISGALSLFGRPGDKPLPPINLLGDFAGGGMLCALGIVLALFERSRSGKGQVIDSAMVDGAAHLTSFLFGFFHAGFWSKERGTNLLDTGAPFYDTYRTADGEFMAVGAIEPQFYAKLLEGLGLDADSLPHQMDRGAWAATRELFTKTFATRTRAEWSAIFDGTDACVAPVLGLDEAAEHPANVARNVFVDGIGGKKMPAPAPRLSRTPGSGATHAPLPGAHTDEVLASAGLATDTIAELRGLGAVG; this is encoded by the coding sequence ATGGGACCTCTTTCCGGAATCCGGGTGATCGAAATGGCGGGGCTCGCGCCCGCTCCGTATGCGGGAATGCTGCTCGCCGACTTCGGCGCGGACGTCGTCAGGGTCGACCGCAGCCCTACGATCGGGTCGCGGCCCGACGCCACCCGCGACTATCTGGCGCGCGGCAAGCGATCGATCGGGATCAACATGAAACACCCGCGCGGGGTCGAGACGCTGCTCGCGCTGCTCGACGCATCGGATGTCGTAATCGATCCGTTCCGGCCCGGCGTGATGGAGAAACTGGGGGCTGGACCCGATGTCGCCCTCGCCCGAAATCCCGGCCTGGTGTTCGCGCGGCTTACCGGCTGGGGACAGGACGGCCCGTATGCGTCGATGGCCGGACATGACATCGACTACATCGCAATCTCCGGCGCGCTCAGCCTGTTCGGCCGCCCGGGCGACAAGCCGCTGCCGCCGATCAACCTGCTCGGCGACTTTGCCGGCGGCGGCATGCTGTGCGCGCTCGGCATCGTGCTTGCGCTGTTCGAGCGCAGCCGTTCGGGCAAGGGCCAGGTCATCGATTCGGCGATGGTCGACGGCGCCGCACACCTGACGTCGTTCCTGTTCGGCTTCTTCCACGCGGGCTTCTGGTCGAAGGAGCGCGGAACCAACCTGCTCGATACCGGCGCGCCGTTTTACGACACGTACCGCACGGCCGACGGCGAGTTCATGGCGGTCGGCGCGATCGAGCCGCAGTTCTACGCGAAGCTTCTCGAAGGGCTCGGCCTCGATGCCGACTCGCTGCCTCATCAGATGGATCGCGGCGCGTGGGCCGCGACGCGCGAGCTGTTCACGAAGACGTTCGCGACCAGGACCCGCGCGGAGTGGTCGGCGATCTTCGACGGCACCGATGCGTGCGTGGCGCCGGTGCTCGGGCTCGACGAAGCGGCCGAGCATCCGGCCAACGTCGCGCGCAACGTGTTCGTCGACGGCATCGGCGGCAAGAAGATGCCGGCGCCGGCGCCGCGTCTTTCGCGTACGCCGGGCAGCGGTGCAACGCATGCGCCGCTGCCCGGCGCGCATACCGACGAAGTTCTGGCATCGGCCGGCCTTGCGACCGACACCATCGCCGAGCTGCGAGGCCTCGGCGCGGTCGGCTGA
- a CDS encoding DUF4215 domain-containing protein — MFSPLAATEASAQIVTDSDRCREDLSTGQRRYIERLFKARIQCETRVILGSLPPDTNCLTGRGDTAMDKRLRKAEDALSVIGRDCSGVNLSALGFPGSCPDLTGGTFDTEDFKTCVVDSTNAMLTSLLDFYYPPVHHFFRGSDAKCLNGSARNAMRSFIGSVDAREDCLLGQDFGVIAQSVKCRNEIQPYGSGTGSADVDNEIGQAYVRLLGAIPTACADVNIDDLDYQSSCIDPTGGQFTIFDLKKCLFAANRAQTLIGVNVPFPENSVCGDGVKSSSEECDDANSVNTDACTAGCKNARCGDGFVRAGVEQCDDGNSVNTDSCSNTCTTNIPAECHNGTKEGAEQCDDGNTVNTDTCVGTCMNARCGDGFVCSAAGCTSGSTGGAEACDDGNTVDTDNCKNNCTLGSPCGNGVKEGAEECDDHNSVDCDGCSALCLTEFCGDNIRCPNTEECDDGVDNSDTTPNACRTTCKNPKCGDGVTDVIANGEDCDDGNTVDTDACPNSCFICGNNKKQPGEECDGTDHALCPAGEGCLDCDCAGVCPVKGELVLYSQIGVDCTTNTDCPVGTCDQSLGRCRTATRLDSGWIGSAYDADINNEVHVTGVLSCPGSGPTCGLCNVTNVDASTGNCRCSSLGFQTLPGLGNQQICDVPFQQNVPACKECNAASGNKKSQACSATTDCLDDSPQCGKTVRVCSNSSTTVCTSDTVCTNISAGGKCLPLRSCSNEQTKSCTANADCANATAKCQSQKCSNDTTHVCASNADCQAGVCNPSKTQCRTESIFCSTNQDCWHQGDCTELGDCACYFGAPFPLSSGGVPACVSNRFSKPVSGTANVDLGSGSISASLRTQVFLGQSGNNNPCPTCGGICSTNADATCDRDLDCKGGGTCTHMDPVPNDGQRGGVCTAGQNIKLPCDVTATNTTFPAHNDGIDSGGGYSLDCFPSAGKNVSGTGLVIDLTQTTGTSTLTSHVPCGGIDALCPCLVCDGNPLEDIPCNTDEQCAALGFGACTSSGAGGFPEPNACDNRACTALPDGTGVCTTGPDEHFCDLLLRSNGKGFIPCNPDDPNVDNRGCGKPTDGAFYYGQCTLSDRRLCLPDPIVATGTPSTTAPIGAATFCIPPTANPGINNAAGLPGPGRVVNQAKARTFCDAAMTREYVPGVGCPAP, encoded by the coding sequence ATGTTTTCGCCGCTGGCCGCCACCGAGGCGAGCGCCCAGATCGTCACGGATTCCGACCGTTGCCGCGAGGATCTTTCCACCGGCCAGCGCCGCTACATCGAGCGGCTGTTCAAGGCGCGCATCCAGTGCGAGACCCGCGTCATCCTGGGATCGCTTCCGCCCGACACCAACTGCCTGACCGGCCGCGGCGACACCGCGATGGATAAGCGGCTGCGCAAGGCCGAAGACGCGCTCAGCGTCATCGGCCGCGACTGCAGCGGCGTCAACCTTTCCGCGCTCGGGTTTCCCGGCTCGTGTCCTGATCTGACGGGCGGGACGTTCGATACCGAAGACTTCAAGACCTGCGTGGTCGACAGCACCAACGCGATGCTGACGTCGCTGCTCGATTTCTATTACCCGCCGGTTCACCACTTCTTCCGCGGAAGCGATGCCAAGTGCCTCAACGGCTCTGCGCGCAACGCCATGCGCAGTTTCATCGGAAGCGTCGACGCGCGCGAAGACTGCCTTCTCGGGCAGGATTTCGGCGTGATCGCCCAGAGCGTCAAGTGCCGCAACGAGATCCAGCCGTACGGGTCCGGTACCGGCAGCGCCGACGTCGACAACGAAATCGGCCAGGCCTACGTGCGTCTTCTCGGCGCCATCCCGACCGCGTGCGCCGACGTCAACATCGACGATCTCGACTACCAGTCGAGCTGCATCGATCCGACCGGCGGCCAGTTCACGATCTTCGATCTCAAGAAATGCCTGTTCGCTGCCAATCGCGCGCAGACGCTCATCGGGGTCAACGTTCCGTTCCCTGAGAACTCGGTCTGCGGCGATGGCGTCAAGAGCAGCAGCGAAGAGTGCGACGACGCGAACTCGGTCAACACCGACGCGTGCACGGCGGGTTGCAAGAATGCCAGGTGCGGCGACGGCTTCGTGCGCGCGGGTGTGGAACAGTGTGATGACGGGAACTCCGTCAACACCGACAGCTGCTCGAACACGTGCACGACCAACATTCCCGCCGAGTGCCACAATGGCACCAAAGAAGGCGCCGAACAGTGTGACGACGGCAATACGGTCAATACCGATACCTGCGTGGGAACGTGCATGAACGCGCGCTGCGGAGACGGATTCGTCTGCAGTGCCGCCGGATGCACCAGCGGCTCGACCGGCGGTGCCGAAGCGTGCGACGACGGGAACACCGTCGATACCGACAACTGCAAGAACAATTGCACACTTGGCAGTCCGTGCGGCAATGGTGTCAAAGAGGGCGCCGAAGAGTGCGACGACCACAATAGCGTCGACTGCGACGGCTGCAGCGCGCTCTGCCTCACCGAGTTCTGCGGCGACAACATCCGCTGCCCCAACACGGAAGAGTGCGACGACGGCGTCGACAACTCCGACACGACGCCGAATGCGTGCCGCACGACCTGCAAGAATCCGAAGTGCGGCGACGGCGTCACCGACGTCATCGCCAACGGCGAGGATTGCGACGACGGCAATACCGTCGACACCGACGCATGCCCGAACAGCTGCTTCATCTGCGGAAACAACAAGAAGCAGCCAGGCGAAGAGTGCGACGGCACCGATCACGCACTCTGCCCGGCGGGTGAGGGCTGCCTCGATTGCGACTGCGCCGGCGTCTGCCCGGTCAAGGGCGAGCTGGTGCTCTACTCGCAGATCGGAGTCGACTGCACCACGAATACGGATTGCCCGGTCGGCACCTGCGACCAGTCGCTCGGCCGTTGCAGAACGGCCACGCGGCTCGACAGCGGATGGATCGGTTCGGCGTACGATGCCGACATCAACAACGAGGTCCACGTAACGGGCGTCCTGTCATGCCCCGGAAGCGGACCGACCTGCGGTCTTTGCAACGTGACCAACGTCGACGCCTCGACCGGCAACTGCCGCTGCAGCAGCCTCGGATTCCAGACCCTGCCGGGCCTCGGGAACCAGCAGATCTGCGACGTGCCGTTCCAGCAGAACGTACCGGCATGCAAAGAGTGCAACGCAGCTTCCGGTAACAAGAAATCACAGGCGTGCAGCGCCACGACCGACTGTCTCGATGACTCTCCGCAGTGCGGCAAAACGGTCAGAGTCTGCTCGAACTCGTCAACTACGGTCTGCACGTCGGACACGGTTTGCACGAATATTTCCGCCGGCGGCAAGTGCCTGCCGCTCAGGTCATGCTCGAACGAACAGACGAAAAGTTGCACAGCGAACGCCGACTGCGCCAACGCGACGGCAAAGTGCCAGTCGCAGAAATGTTCAAACGACACTACGCACGTCTGCGCCTCGAACGCCGATTGCCAGGCCGGCGTCTGCAATCCGAGCAAGACGCAGTGCAGGACCGAGTCGATCTTCTGCTCGACCAACCAGGATTGCTGGCATCAAGGAGATTGCACGGAGCTCGGCGATTGCGCGTGCTACTTCGGCGCACCGTTCCCGCTTTCGTCGGGCGGAGTGCCGGCGTGCGTGTCCAACCGTTTCTCGAAACCGGTTTCCGGAACAGCCAACGTCGACCTTGGTTCCGGGTCGATTTCCGCGAGTCTGAGAACGCAGGTGTTCCTCGGACAATCCGGCAACAACAATCCGTGTCCGACGTGCGGCGGGATCTGTTCGACCAATGCCGATGCGACCTGCGATCGCGACCTCGATTGTAAAGGCGGCGGCACCTGTACCCATATGGATCCGGTTCCCAATGACGGACAGCGCGGTGGGGTTTGCACGGCAGGACAGAACATCAAGCTTCCGTGCGACGTAACGGCCACCAACACGACGTTCCCTGCTCACAATGACGGTATCGATTCCGGCGGCGGGTACAGTCTCGACTGTTTCCCGAGTGCCGGAAAGAACGTCTCGGGTACGGGTCTCGTCATCGATCTGACGCAGACCACCGGCACGTCGACGCTCACTTCGCATGTGCCATGCGGCGGGATTGACGCGCTGTGCCCGTGCCTCGTATGCGACGGCAATCCGCTCGAGGACATCCCGTGCAATACCGACGAGCAATGCGCGGCCCTCGGCTTCGGAGCATGTACATCGTCAGGCGCGGGGGGCTTCCCTGAGCCGAACGCGTGCGACAACCGAGCCTGTACCGCGTTGCCGGACGGAACCGGAGTGTGCACGACTGGGCCGGACGAGCACTTCTGCGACCTGCTGTTGCGCTCGAACGGCAAGGGATTCATCCCCTGCAACCCCGATGATCCGAATGTTGACAACAGGGGCTGCGGCAAACCCACCGATGGTGCGTTCTACTACGGGCAATGCACTCTCAGTGACCGGCGACTCTGCCTGCCTGATCCGATCGTCGCGACGGGTACGCCGAGCACGACCGCGCCGATCGGTGCAGCGACGTTCTGCATTCCGCCGACGGCCAACCCGGGCATCAACAACGCCGCCGGACTCCCGGGCCCGGGGCGCGTCGTGAACCAGGCGAAGGCCAGGACGTTCTGCGATGCGGCCATGACGAGAGAGTACGTTCCGGGCGTGGGGTGCCCGGCGCCGTAA
- a CDS encoding OsmC family protein: MVRIDVRYEGGLHCSAVHEPSGSTLATDAPVDNQGRGESFSPTDLVATALGTCMATIMGIVADRHGWNIDGTSMRIAKEMTTDGPRRIRQLGVVVDSPAALDDEARRTLENAAHTCPVRLSILPAIDVPVEFHWGKR; this comes from the coding sequence ATGGTACGCATCGACGTGCGATATGAAGGCGGGCTTCACTGCAGCGCGGTTCACGAACCATCGGGCAGCACGCTCGCGACGGATGCGCCGGTCGACAACCAGGGACGCGGCGAGTCGTTCTCGCCGACGGACCTGGTCGCGACTGCGCTCGGCACCTGCATGGCAACGATCATGGGAATCGTCGCCGACCGTCACGGGTGGAACATCGACGGCACGAGCATGCGGATCGCCAAGGAGATGACGACCGACGGCCCGCGCCGCATCCGCCAGCTCGGCGTCGTCGTCGATTCTCCCGCGGCGCTCGATGATGAAGCGCGGCGCACGCTGGAGAACGCGGCGCACACCTGCCCGGTGCGGCTCAGCATCCTTCCGGCGATCGACGTGCCGGTCGAGTTTCACTGGGGGAAGCGCTGA